The Bdellovibrio bacteriovorus DNA segment ATTTACCAAAGCTCCACTGACTTGTTGAATTCCGGTTTTTTGTTCTGCTGCCGAAGACGCAATATCTTGATTGTATCCCGAGACCTGCTCGATGTTTGTTAAAATGGTTTTTAGAACTTCCTGACTTAATTCTGCCTTTGAAGCTCCCTCTTGAATGTATTCAGCGCTTTGGGAAATCAGGTCCGAGATTTCCTTAGCCGAAGTGGAGCTTCGTTGCGCCAAAGATCGAACGGCCTCAGCAACCACGGCGAAGCCACGGCCAGCTTCCCCCGCTCGAGCGGNNGCCAGAAGATTTGTTTGGAAAGAAATGTCTTCGATGATGTTGATGATGTCTTGCATTTTTTTCGAGCTGTCGCTGATCTTAGCCATCGACTGCATTAACTGCTGAATGGCGTGCGACCCATCTTCGGCAGAACGTTTGGATTCTTCTGACGCTAGTTTTGCCTGCATCGCACGCTCGGCGCTTGTTTTTACGATGGATTCAATTTCGGTCATGGAAGCTGTGCTTTCTTCTACCATTGCTGCGGCTTTACTAGATCCGCCATGAACCGTTTTGCTGGTTTCGGTCAAAGCAGATGAAGCTTTGTGAACTTCTAAAGAATTTTCCGCTAAAGCCTCGCAGATTTTTTTAACTGTCTTACTAATAGAGATCGCCGCGACGAAGGAAACGACGCCCGCTAAGACGATGGAAACAATGGCAAATAAGCTCACCCATGTTTTAGATTCGGCTTCTGCTTTGTGGGCCAAAGCGGAAGCTCTTTCCGCATACTCAACCTGATATTGGGTTTCACGCAATAGCGGAGCATAAACT contains these protein-coding regions:
- a CDS encoding methyl-accepting chemotaxis protein; protein product: MKSWSLKAKLTVMGLFVSLLAATSGAIGFYFLNEVADEYSIVADENLPSLKELADLRATIRELRIHVRSIGLSGNNQQDVSKYAEQSKKQIALFEEHIERYMKIDPAASQRASFQEFLTGWKEFKNFGAEVLTLAQDFQTNEVKITNLIREVCPEKADKVYAPLLRETQYQVEYAERASALAHKAEAESKTWVSLFAIVSIVLAGVVSFVAAISISKTVKKICEALAENSLEVHKASSALTETSKTVHGGSSKAAAMVEESTASMTEIESIVKTSAERAMQAKLASEESKRSAEDGSHAIQQLMQSMAKISDSSKKMQDIINIIEDISFQTNLLAXARAGEAGRGFAVVAEAVRSLAQRSSTSAKEISDLISQSAEYIQEGASKAELSQEVLKTILTNIEQVSGYNQDIASSAAEQKTGIQQVSGALVNLDSTSQSNSKASEEMSFIADELTDKTNAVDALILDLRKLIEGNKAA